The Pyrobaculum sp. 3827-6 genome has a segment encoding these proteins:
- a CDS encoding 4Fe-4S binding protein — protein MIRRDKPSVLVVSGRSDLTKYLSQTPLYFAYRGPHGDWFKSVAERHVDSADWRLLPPAEAKAATRRDLLTGGFLRLRDTVAVRQDRCIWCGLCASLCPASAFEYVERRVVRVRYESCIDCGLCNAVCPVDAVQMPSLPDAYLADLVKTAPAPLRFICDYAFQDGDEEGIRVKCVAAIPKQYLYLAAAKHGEARAHCSRGESCPLWPAAARWAEGLDREGRDFVVKTARAHLEPGDRWQTRMLAAALGMPVGQLEVAQGCTLCGACVNVCPTNALALKGYELRIVPALCIACGVCADKCPERVIKVLRRAVEKPYETQTLYRDAPARCVSCGRPLPYTETMARKIAERLKSRGLPHDHVYLCEECRFKTSPA, from the coding sequence GTGATTAGAAGAGATAAGCCCTCTGTCCTCGTTGTCAGCGGCAGATCCGACTTGACGAAGTACCTTTCGCAGACTCCTCTCTACTTCGCATACCGCGGCCCCCACGGCGACTGGTTCAAGTCGGTGGCCGAGAGGCATGTGGACTCCGCAGACTGGCGCCTCCTCCCGCCGGCGGAGGCGAAGGCGGCGACTCGCAGAGATCTGCTGACGGGCGGCTTCCTGAGGCTGAGGGACACGGTGGCGGTGAGGCAGGACAGGTGTATATGGTGCGGCCTCTGCGCCTCGCTCTGCCCAGCCTCCGCCTTTGAGTACGTGGAGAGGCGCGTCGTGAGGGTGAGGTACGAGTCGTGCATCGACTGCGGGCTCTGCAACGCCGTGTGCCCCGTTGATGCCGTGCAGATGCCCTCCCTCCCGGACGCCTACCTCGCGGACTTGGTAAAGACCGCCCCGGCGCCGCTTAGGTTTATCTGTGACTACGCCTTCCAAGACGGCGACGAGGAGGGGATACGCGTTAAGTGCGTCGCCGCAATTCCAAAACAGTACCTCTACCTCGCCGCCGCGAAACACGGCGAAGCCCGGGCCCACTGCTCAAGAGGCGAGAGCTGTCCCCTGTGGCCAGCGGCGGCCAGGTGGGCAGAGGGCTTGGATAGAGAGGGGAGAGATTTCGTGGTGAAGACGGCGAGAGCCCACCTGGAGCCGGGGGATAGGTGGCAGACGAGGATGCTGGCCGCGGCCCTGGGAATGCCCGTCGGCCAGCTAGAGGTAGCCCAAGGTTGCACCTTGTGCGGGGCGTGCGTCAACGTCTGTCCAACAAACGCCCTGGCTCTGAAAGGCTACGAGCTGAGGATAGTACCGGCTTTGTGTATAGCATGCGGCGTATGCGCCGACAAGTGCCCAGAGCGGGTCATCAAGGTGTTGAGAAGAGCCGTGGAGAAGCCGTACGAGACGCAGACGCTGTACCGCGACGCCCCGGCTAGGTGTGTCTCATGCGGCAGGCCCCTACCCTACACGGAGACCATGGCGAGGAAGATAGCAGAGCGCCTTAAGTCTAGGGGGTTGCCCCACGACCACGTATACCTGTGTGAAGAATGCCGCTTCAAGACCTCGCCCGCCTAG
- a CDS encoding asparagine synthase C-terminal domain-containing protein yields the protein MILARLRDVVLKEPCEAVLFSGGVDSTAVAYVHAPGRPLLINVQLLGGGGSDVQYAVAAAEALGMPLVVRYVTVEEALGAVAEVVKILRVFNPMEVVNCAAVYIGLLEAKMRGFSRVCTGDGGDELCIGYDFMLRKEVDELASYLRQMRGRWYFCSFDIGKALGVSVKAPFLEIEEFLMSIPLEEKVKCGVGKCLLRLELEKALGGVGRRRKDPIEVGSGFRKLYDVLAARGREVHVDIPVKGAARYLYHLFRNMGLSYARGGAMPCPVCGAETDGRYCKMCGWYAGNPA from the coding sequence GTGATACTGGCTAGGTTGAGGGATGTGGTACTGAAGGAGCCGTGTGAGGCTGTTCTCTTCTCCGGGGGCGTCGACTCCACCGCCGTGGCGTATGTACACGCCCCGGGGAGGCCGTTGCTTATAAACGTCCAGCTCCTCGGCGGAGGGGGTAGCGACGTCCAGTACGCAGTCGCCGCCGCCGAGGCGCTCGGCATGCCTCTAGTGGTGAGATACGTAACTGTGGAGGAGGCGCTGGGGGCAGTTGCCGAGGTTGTGAAAATTCTCCGGGTGTTTAACCCCATGGAGGTGGTGAACTGCGCCGCTGTTTACATCGGCCTCTTGGAGGCCAAGATGCGCGGCTTTTCTAGAGTCTGTACGGGGGACGGCGGGGACGAGCTCTGCATCGGCTACGACTTTATGTTGAGAAAGGAAGTTGACGAGCTGGCCAGCTATCTACGCCAAATGCGGGGCCGGTGGTACTTCTGTAGTTTTGACATCGGAAAGGCCCTAGGCGTCTCTGTAAAAGCCCCGTTTCTCGAGATAGAGGAGTTCCTCATGTCAATCCCCCTTGAGGAGAAGGTAAAATGCGGGGTGGGGAAGTGCCTACTGCGCCTTGAGCTCGAGAAGGCGCTGGGCGGGGTGGGGCGCCGGAGGAAAGACCCAATTGAGGTGGGTAGCGGCTTCAGGAAACTCTACGACGTACTCGCCGCGCGGGGCAGAGAGGTTCATGTAGATATCCCGGTAAAAGGCGCCGCGAGGTATCTCTACCACCTATTCCGCAACATGGGCTTGTCCTACGCGCGTGGAGGTGCAATGCCGTGTCCTGTATGCGGCGCAGAAACCGACGGGAGGTATTGCAAAATGTGCGGCTGGTACGCCGGCAACCCTGCGTAG
- a CDS encoding AAA family ATPase, whose product MELYVRNWRCIEEARLDLRPITIFIGKNASGKSSLAYAAYFLAKISEWRDVNKVARRLYGAPFKELVRQVSGEKFYPVEIVVGESRFVATVDGVKMPQRSPWSRAYLLPSQRIALIKSLYFLTKILSRRVLTAHRVGSASRQIMALILLENYRDLLAGIPPTYFFIEDFFSLYGVGTSPHHYDLGREAGVLTENISLLFPLLADLKYRDPFVEHRLPIERAPDGAVDLSLVKMYIEKARKDSLLVIEEPEAHKNPLLLIEMVKDLEKAVEKRITLVITTHSDVILNAIAKEVETGRLSTGDIALYYLERSQEAPWTRVKKIEVYEDGTFEELPGALEVVSQIF is encoded by the coding sequence GTGGAGTTGTATGTGAGGAACTGGCGGTGTATAGAAGAGGCGAGGCTCGACCTAAGGCCCATTACCATCTTCATTGGGAAAAACGCCAGCGGGAAGTCTAGCCTGGCGTATGCCGCTTACTTCCTTGCCAAGATATCAGAGTGGAGAGACGTTAACAAGGTGGCGCGGCGGCTCTACGGCGCTCCATTCAAAGAATTGGTAAGGCAGGTATCAGGTGAGAAGTTTTACCCTGTCGAGATAGTGGTCGGCGAGTCGAGATTTGTAGCCACAGTAGACGGCGTTAAGATGCCGCAGAGGAGCCCCTGGAGCCGCGCCTACCTGCTACCCTCGCAGAGAATAGCATTGATAAAGAGTTTATACTTTCTCACAAAAATATTAAGTAGGCGCGTATTAACGGCGCATAGAGTTGGTAGTGCGAGTCGTCAGATCATGGCGCTGATTCTTCTTGAAAATTATCGAGATTTATTAGCTGGGATACCGCCCACCTACTTTTTCATTGAGGATTTCTTTAGCCTCTACGGCGTCGGTACATCTCCCCATCACTACGACTTGGGAAGAGAGGCGGGGGTACTAACTGAAAACATATCGCTTCTATTCCCCCTTCTTGCAGACCTTAAATATCGGGATCCTTTTGTAGAGCATAGGTTGCCAATAGAGCGGGCTCCTGACGGCGCAGTAGATTTGTCACTTGTTAAAATGTATATAGAAAAGGCGCGGAAAGACAGCCTTCTAGTTATCGAGGAGCCTGAGGCCCACAAAAACCCCCTCCTCCTAATAGAGATGGTAAAAGATCTAGAAAAGGCCGTAGAGAAGAGAATAACTCTAGTCATAACTACACATAGCGACGTCATTCTAAACGCCATCGCTAAGGAGGTCGAAACAGGTAGGCTCAGTACAGGTGATATAGCTCTCTACTATCTGGAAAGGAGCCAAGAGGCGCCATGGACAAGAGTTAAGAAAATTGAAGTTTATGAAGATGGGACTTTTGAAGAATTGCCAGGCGCCCTGGAGGTAGTGTCACAGATATTCTAA
- the cbiS gene encoding bifunctional adenosylcobinamide hydrolase/alpha-ribazole phosphatase CbiS yields MTGVRVEEGGLWVEAPGLALSSTVDGGLRRVKGAVFRQVRGRATCGEMEAGAYPDYLNFYTAVDVERRHAVVSGGWVDVVATAGLGNTINVLAVLRIEPDARALADAFRLAAEAKAVAACDLGIRRGGRRVGGDVSDAVAVVATGGAAQRYVGLGTDVGEELYRLVREAVVKALSDLGVDWELRQNLGVGYGDLLNAAMEIYSRAPVPGAGEVGKAVKEILDAYLADPNVWAFIYAAGELDAKAAAGCHRGLTAEEHAGDSKKIIADEALGVALAQYINGFKAVEMMYWIDREKPGPLASLPMYADDIAAALLAGILSRLYDKLIYGV; encoded by the coding sequence ATGACCGGGGTGAGGGTGGAGGAGGGCGGGCTCTGGGTCGAGGCGCCGGGTCTCGCCCTGTCCTCGACCGTAGACGGCGGGCTTAGGCGAGTCAAGGGCGCCGTTTTTAGGCAGGTCCGGGGGCGCGCGACGTGCGGCGAAATGGAGGCCGGGGCTTATCCAGATTACCTAAATTTCTACACAGCGGTTGACGTGGAGAGGCGCCACGCTGTGGTTAGTGGGGGCTGGGTGGACGTGGTGGCCACAGCTGGTTTAGGCAACACCATCAACGTCTTGGCTGTTCTACGCATCGAGCCCGACGCCAGGGCTTTGGCAGACGCCTTTAGACTCGCCGCCGAGGCCAAGGCCGTGGCCGCGTGCGACTTGGGGATTAGGCGCGGGGGCCGTAGGGTGGGAGGCGACGTCTCAGACGCCGTGGCTGTCGTGGCGACGGGCGGGGCGGCCCAGCGCTACGTCGGGCTGGGCACCGATGTGGGGGAGGAGCTATATAGGCTTGTCCGGGAGGCGGTGGTGAAGGCGCTCAGCGACTTGGGGGTCGACTGGGAGCTTAGGCAGAACCTCGGCGTGGGCTACGGCGACTTGCTAAACGCGGCTATGGAGATATACTCCAGGGCCCCCGTCCCAGGAGCCGGGGAGGTGGGCAAGGCGGTGAAGGAGATTCTAGACGCCTACCTGGCCGATCCCAATGTCTGGGCTTTTATATACGCCGCGGGGGAGCTAGACGCCAAGGCCGCGGCTGGTTGCCACCGGGGGCTCACGGCGGAGGAGCACGCGGGGGACAGCAAGAAGATTATTGCCGACGAGGCGCTGGGGGTGGCCCTGGCCCAGTACATAAACGGGTTTAAGGCTGTGGAGATGATGTACTGGATAGATAGAGAGAAGCCGGGGCCCCTGGCCAGCCTTCCGATGTACGCCGACGACATCGCCGCCGCCCTCCTCGCCGGGATCCTGTCGAGGCTGTACGACAAGTTGATATACGGAGTTTAG
- a CDS encoding ATPase — protein MKIAFYSGGKDSVYAYLLEKPVDLLFFSIYSFPRPSPHIINIGKALELAAALGVPVIAAPLPKGREFNYKADLLKRLGASVLVAGDQAVEDHLAYMKKLADSVGAELKEPLWGRDPREVLMEEVRRMDFVVTGAFHRELICKEVNGENVLEFLGLLERLGVDPIGERGEYHSQVVRVGDVRVEYRCGGVMDFGGYYIAKLL, from the coding sequence ATGAAAATAGCATTCTATTCAGGCGGCAAGGACAGCGTCTACGCGTATCTTCTGGAAAAGCCGGTGGACCTCCTCTTCTTCTCCATATACAGCTTTCCGCGGCCTTCGCCGCATATCATAAACATAGGCAAGGCGCTGGAGCTGGCGGCGGCGTTGGGCGTTCCCGTAATAGCGGCGCCGTTGCCCAAGGGCCGGGAATTTAACTACAAGGCGGATTTGCTCAAGAGGCTGGGCGCCTCCGTCCTGGTAGCCGGCGACCAAGCCGTGGAGGACCACCTGGCCTACATGAAGAAGCTGGCTGACTCCGTTGGGGCGGAGCTCAAGGAACCCCTCTGGGGAAGGGACCCGCGGGAGGTTCTCATGGAAGAGGTCAGGCGTATGGATTTCGTAGTGACCGGCGCCTTCCACAGGGAGTTGATATGTAAAGAGGTCAATGGAGAAAACGTGTTGGAATTCCTAGGGTTGCTGGAGAGGCTTGGGGTTGACCCCATCGGAGAGAGGGGCGAATACCACAGCCAAGTTGTGCGAGTTGGGGACGTGAGGGTGGAGTACCGTTGCGGCGGTGTGATGGACTTCGGCGGCTACTACATCGCCAAGCTGTTATGA
- a CDS encoding NTP transferase domain-containing protein, which yields MNISAVIMAGGRGSRFGNPQKCLAPVCGVPLLFRVAGALAQVADKIYVATTTRHSEVIEAAEKWGLQVIATPGLGYERDVLHVVQLAPVVVAACDIANLTPAHVEALLREKIFTTALSRGEPVGLSYIPNTDLERWTSVEVGRLVDVDTAEDLAEAEELCPAAYPLYIDPERLRPHEDVLEDRVYEVVRPIAVDYRSGVILDGHHRHRFLKRARLPAPVLLFDYAVVDVNVDKGEVLDRAARGAVYPPKTTWHTYRGRHISEIPTIEVPVAELRRRAAQIT from the coding sequence ATGAACATTTCAGCAGTGATTATGGCAGGGGGGAGGGGGAGCCGCTTCGGAAACCCTCAGAAGTGTCTGGCGCCCGTCTGCGGCGTCCCCCTGTTATTTCGAGTGGCGGGGGCGCTGGCGCAGGTCGCGGACAAGATCTATGTCGCGACGACGACGAGACACAGCGAGGTTATAGAAGCGGCTGAGAAATGGGGGCTCCAAGTAATTGCCACCCCGGGGCTTGGCTACGAGAGGGACGTGCTCCACGTTGTCCAGCTAGCCCCCGTAGTGGTCGCGGCGTGCGACATCGCCAATCTGACCCCAGCCCACGTCGAGGCGCTCCTGCGGGAGAAGATATTCACCACAGCGCTGTCGCGGGGGGAGCCCGTAGGCCTGTCCTACATACCCAACACAGACTTGGAGAGGTGGACCTCCGTGGAGGTCGGCCGCCTTGTTGATGTGGATACCGCCGAGGACCTGGCCGAGGCCGAGGAGCTGTGTCCAGCGGCCTATCCCCTCTACATCGACCCGGAGCGGCTGAGGCCGCATGAAGACGTGCTTGAGGATAGGGTCTACGAGGTCGTTAGGCCCATCGCCGTGGACTACCGATCTGGCGTGATACTGGACGGCCACCACCGCCACCGCTTCCTTAAGAGGGCCCGCCTCCCGGCCCCCGTTCTACTCTTCGACTATGCGGTCGTTGACGTAAATGTGGACAAGGGTGAGGTGTTGGACAGAGCGGCCAGGGGTGCGGTGTACCCGCCCAAGACCACCTGGCACACATACCGCGGGAGGCACATCTCGGAAATACCCACCATTGAGGTGCCGGTGGCCGAGCTCCGCAGGCGGGCGGCGCAAATTACGTAA
- a CDS encoding DUF1641 domain-containing protein, whose protein sequence is MSEVVTISKADYQRLLAEVEALRKEVEELSSLLLPVKIVLEKLPHLMADIQVFKVAAPLISMLSIMDAADLNALGAAMQGGVTCTSKALRQIAENGAPKVELMDLLNAMRDPEVQKAMGIMLTILKAMGSCMEENLKQVSEKA, encoded by the coding sequence ATGAGCGAGGTGGTTACCATATCCAAGGCCGACTACCAGCGCCTGCTCGCCGAGGTGGAGGCGCTGAGGAAAGAGGTGGAGGAGCTCAGCTCCCTGTTGTTGCCGGTGAAGATCGTGCTGGAGAAGCTACCGCACTTAATGGCCGACATACAAGTCTTTAAAGTGGCGGCTCCGCTGATCTCCATGCTGTCCATCATGGACGCCGCCGACCTAAACGCCTTAGGCGCCGCGATGCAGGGAGGTGTGACGTGTACAAGCAAGGCGCTGAGGCAAATAGCGGAAAACGGCGCCCCCAAGGTGGAGCTCATGGACCTCCTCAACGCCATGCGCGACCCAGAGGTGCAGAAGGCCATGGGCATAATGCTGACGATACTAAAGGCAATGGGTAGCTGCATGGAGGAGAACCTAAAACAGGTCAGCGAAAAGGCCTAA
- a CDS encoding AbrB/MazE/SpoVT family DNA-binding domain-containing protein: MATVKVTRNYQITIPAGYRKKLGIKIGDVVTIYMEGDRLVLVPAKRRRITFKAGRTVNVEELERAVEKALDEAVS; the protein is encoded by the coding sequence ATGGCCACGGTCAAGGTGACGCGTAACTATCAAATTACCATACCGGCTGGGTATAGGAAGAAGCTAGGTATTAAAATAGGCGACGTGGTCACGATATACATGGAGGGGGACAGACTAGTGCTAGTACCTGCGAAGAGGCGCAGAATTACCTTCAAGGCCGGCCGTACTGTCAACGTTGAGGAGTTGGAAAGGGCTGTGGAGAAGGCGCTAGATGAAGCTGTTAGTTGA
- a CDS encoding SDR family oxidoreductase yields the protein MPTAVVTGSGRGIGRAVAVRFAREGWNVVVNAKRGRGEAEETLRLVKEAGGDGVLVMADVATREGCRSVVQSAVEKFGGVDVLVNNAGLGLYSPFLAADDKLIDKQLEVTLRSVIYCSQEAARAMREGVIINIASIAGIRPLVGLSIYSAAKAAVINLTQALALELAPRIRVNAVAPGVVKTKMGDSLLQLLGMSEEEFAKRYTLLGRLVAPEDVAEVVWMLVKIPTITGQVVVIDSGGLLKAGPP from the coding sequence ATGCCCACTGCGGTTGTGACTGGCTCCGGTAGGGGGATAGGTAGAGCCGTCGCTGTGAGGTTCGCGAGGGAGGGGTGGAATGTGGTGGTAAACGCGAAGAGGGGGAGGGGGGAGGCTGAGGAGACTTTGAGATTAGTAAAAGAGGCTGGGGGCGACGGCGTGTTAGTTATGGCGGACGTGGCCACGAGGGAGGGTTGCAGGTCCGTGGTCCAGTCGGCGGTTGAGAAATTCGGCGGCGTCGATGTTTTGGTTAACAACGCGGGGCTGGGGCTCTACTCCCCATTCCTAGCCGCTGACGACAAGTTGATCGATAAGCAACTGGAGGTTACCCTAAGATCGGTGATCTACTGCTCACAGGAGGCGGCTAGGGCGATGAGGGAGGGCGTCATCATAAACATAGCGTCCATCGCCGGCATACGGCCCCTTGTGGGCCTCTCTATCTACAGCGCGGCGAAGGCCGCGGTTATAAACCTCACCCAGGCGCTGGCTCTGGAGCTGGCGCCGCGCATAAGAGTGAACGCCGTGGCGCCAGGCGTCGTGAAAACTAAGATGGGCGACAGCCTCCTCCAACTGCTGGGGATGTCTGAGGAGGAATTTGCCAAGCGATACACGTTGCTGGGGAGGCTGGTCGCTCCGGAAGACGTGGCTGAGGTAGTGTGGATGCTGGTGAAAATACCGACAATTACTGGACAGGTGGTGGTTATAGACTCCGGCGGCTTGCTAAAAGCGGGGCCCCCTTAA
- a CDS encoding acyl-CoA dehydrogenase family protein: MGATFYTEVQAGSDLSGLETVAQQSGEGKWRLRGIKYFTSNIGQADAAIITAKPTPPRPGAKGVATFFAPAYLPDGRPNWKILRLKDKLGTVTVPTGEVELRDTEAHLLGTLDIGIYIALEILTIARIDNSTAGLGLARKALWEAYLYGNERRAFRKRLVEHPLYLRDLVEMEAKLQATLLYTLTAAKTFSDVAYAERPPYGPAYHYARLHTHIVKNLAAWTSIDITRYSMELMGGIGFLEEFPMAKIHRDALVTAIWEGTSNIQSLDMAEAFYRKDAGKALLEDLATRINKLRDEEARHKLTAALQNIKDFATEALKDGVELHSKKLLAMLGKAAAATHYQGWAEDSGEQWATALSKIYLYTEVIDKEIDSNLVRKGGEGLQWML, encoded by the coding sequence ATGGGCGCCACCTTCTACACAGAAGTACAAGCCGGCAGCGACCTAAGCGGATTGGAGACGGTTGCTCAACAGAGCGGGGAGGGAAAGTGGAGACTTAGAGGAATTAAGTACTTCACCTCCAACATCGGGCAGGCAGACGCCGCCATAATAACCGCTAAGCCAACGCCGCCCAGGCCCGGCGCGAAGGGAGTCGCCACATTCTTCGCCCCAGCCTACCTACCAGACGGCAGGCCCAACTGGAAAATACTCAGGCTAAAAGACAAACTGGGCACGGTCACCGTCCCAACTGGAGAAGTAGAGCTTAGAGATACCGAAGCCCACCTACTGGGGACCCTCGACATAGGCATCTACATCGCGTTGGAAATTTTGACAATAGCCAGGATCGACAACTCCACAGCCGGCCTCGGCCTGGCGAGGAAGGCTCTGTGGGAGGCGTATCTCTACGGAAACGAGAGAAGAGCCTTCAGAAAAAGACTGGTGGAGCACCCGCTTTACCTCCGCGACTTGGTGGAGATGGAGGCCAAGCTACAGGCAACGCTTTTATACACGCTCACCGCCGCGAAAACCTTCAGCGACGTGGCGTATGCAGAGAGGCCCCCCTACGGCCCCGCCTACCACTACGCAAGGCTCCATACACACATAGTGAAAAACCTCGCCGCATGGACCTCGATAGACATAACTAGGTATTCCATGGAGCTTATGGGCGGGATAGGCTTCTTAGAGGAGTTCCCCATGGCGAAGATCCACAGAGACGCGCTGGTCACGGCGATTTGGGAAGGCACAAGCAACATTCAGTCTCTCGACATGGCTGAGGCCTTCTACCGCAAAGACGCTGGAAAAGCCCTACTTGAGGACCTAGCAACTAGGATAAACAAGCTACGCGACGAAGAGGCGAGACACAAACTCACAGCCGCCCTACAAAATATCAAAGACTTTGCGACAGAGGCATTGAAAGACGGCGTAGAGCTACACTCGAAAAAACTACTCGCCATGCTGGGGAAAGCGGCGGCCGCTACCCACTACCAGGGGTGGGCAGAGGACTCAGGAGAGCAGTGGGCAACCGCCCTAAGCAAGATTTACCTCTATACAGAAGTCATAGACAAGGAGATCGACTCAAACCTAGTGAGAAAAGGAGGCGAGGGATTACAGTGGATGCTATAA
- a CDS encoding acyl CoA:acetate/3-ketoacid CoA transferase — protein MIRKFVSGAEAVSKIPDEAVVAISGFNAATAPFYLIDELIERYRKTGHPRRLFIISDAIPSIPGFGLDKVGKLILEDPNQDFVRGFLLPFYGWAPELQKAVMKNLVEAYTWPIGIVTRWLRAVAVGAPGIFSRVGLGTFIDPRQDGGFLNELARERRTATVELYEVHGREYLLYRGPKPNVALVRATTADEIGNLSMEQEAIYGSVLSIVEAVKAQPGGLVIAQVLRTVTLGEIHPKHVVVPGPLVDYVVVARRGTEVEKYHWQTASFDLNPVISGDAPYRVAYEPVKLTAEKVVARRVVLELVNLVGRLGRPVIVNLGIGIPAVAADVIREERLDDFIHLTVESGPWGGIALMDADFGAAMGHYAVIPMPDQFVLYEGGAIDATSLGFLQIDKEGNVNPAFLPGRLPGPGGFPVIAIGSPRVYFAGGFTAGRRDIAVKDCRLVVAEDGPIVKFVERVYKIVFSGKYAVDEGKEVLYITERAVFRLTPSGLELVEVAPGADLERDVLAKMEFKPAVRRVEEMDRRLFCEERLRLREVALEIVKR, from the coding sequence GTGATACGGAAGTTTGTTTCGGGGGCTGAGGCTGTTTCTAAAATTCCAGATGAGGCCGTGGTGGCTATTTCAGGCTTCAACGCGGCCACGGCGCCCTTTTACCTAATTGACGAGCTGATAGAGAGGTACAGGAAGACGGGGCACCCGAGGAGGCTTTTCATAATTTCAGACGCCATCCCCTCAATCCCCGGCTTTGGCCTCGACAAGGTTGGGAAGCTGATTCTGGAAGATCCAAATCAAGACTTTGTGAGGGGCTTTCTGCTACCGTTCTACGGCTGGGCGCCAGAGTTGCAGAAGGCCGTCATGAAGAACTTGGTGGAGGCCTACACCTGGCCCATTGGCATCGTCACCAGGTGGCTCCGCGCCGTTGCCGTCGGGGCGCCGGGGATCTTCAGCCGGGTGGGCCTCGGCACTTTTATAGATCCGCGGCAGGACGGCGGCTTTCTAAACGAGTTGGCTAGGGAGAGGAGGACCGCCACGGTTGAGCTCTACGAGGTGCATGGAAGGGAGTACCTGCTGTATAGAGGCCCCAAGCCGAACGTGGCTCTGGTGAGGGCGACGACGGCCGACGAAATTGGTAATCTGAGTATGGAGCAGGAGGCGATATACGGCTCCGTCCTCTCCATTGTGGAGGCCGTCAAGGCCCAACCCGGCGGCCTCGTCATCGCACAAGTGCTGAGGACGGTGACGCTGGGGGAGATCCACCCCAAGCACGTGGTGGTGCCGGGGCCCTTGGTGGATTACGTCGTCGTGGCTAGGCGGGGCACGGAGGTGGAGAAGTACCACTGGCAGACCGCCTCCTTCGACCTCAACCCGGTCATAAGCGGCGACGCCCCTTACAGAGTGGCGTACGAGCCGGTGAAGCTAACTGCCGAGAAGGTGGTGGCCCGGAGGGTTGTCCTAGAGCTGGTGAACTTAGTGGGGAGGCTGGGGCGACCCGTGATTGTCAACCTCGGCATCGGCATACCTGCGGTGGCCGCAGACGTCATTAGAGAGGAGAGGCTAGACGACTTCATCCACCTAACCGTCGAGTCGGGGCCCTGGGGAGGAATCGCCCTCATGGACGCCGACTTCGGAGCCGCCATGGGGCACTACGCCGTTATCCCAATGCCCGACCAATTCGTCTTGTACGAAGGCGGTGCCATCGACGCCACCTCGCTGGGGTTTCTACAAATTGACAAGGAGGGCAACGTCAACCCGGCGTTTCTGCCCGGGAGGCTTCCCGGGCCCGGCGGGTTCCCCGTCATCGCGATAGGCTCCCCAAGGGTGTACTTCGCCGGGGGGTTCACCGCTGGCCGGAGGGACATAGCGGTGAAAGACTGCAGGCTGGTAGTCGCCGAAGACGGCCCCATTGTCAAATTCGTGGAGCGTGTCTACAAGATTGTTTTCAGCGGCAAATATGCGGTGGACGAGGGGAAGGAGGTGCTGTACATCACAGAGCGCGCGGTGTTTAGACTGACGCCAAGCGGCCTGGAGCTTGTGGAGGTTGCCCCGGGAGCCGACCTTGAGAGAGACGTTTTGGCTAAGATGGAGTTCAAGCCAGCGGTGAGGCGCGTCGAGGAGATGGACAGGAGACTTTTCTGTGAAGAAAGGCTAAGGCTGAGGGAGGTTGCTCTCGAAATTGTAAAAAGATAA
- a CDS encoding cob(I)yrinic acid a,c-diamide adenosyltransferase codes for MLLVYTGGGKGKTTAALGTLLRAWGHGMRVLAAFVMKTPYYMGEEVGEYKALRRLGVDVAYLSDFGSPLALVESVLEVADSYDLVILDEFNYAVRQGFIEPSYVKKLATLKPHVVITGNYLWPEAEEAADLISTIQPTKHYYNRRVAVKGLDW; via the coding sequence GTGTTGCTGGTGTATACGGGGGGCGGAAAGGGCAAGACCACGGCTGCGCTTGGGACGTTGCTGAGGGCTTGGGGCCACGGCATGAGGGTTCTCGCGGCTTTTGTTATGAAGACTCCCTATTACATGGGGGAGGAGGTGGGGGAGTACAAGGCTTTGCGGAGGCTGGGCGTGGACGTGGCGTACCTCAGCGACTTCGGATCGCCCCTCGCCTTGGTGGAGAGCGTGCTTGAAGTGGCCGACAGCTACGACTTGGTCATACTAGACGAGTTTAACTACGCCGTGAGGCAGGGCTTCATAGAGCCTAGCTACGTCAAGAAGCTGGCAACGCTTAAGCCCCACGTCGTCATAACCGGGAACTACCTCTGGCCCGAGGCTGAGGAGGCCGCCGACTTGATATCCACGATTCAGCCCACAAAGCACTACTACAACCGCCGGGTAGCCGTAAAGGGGCTGGACTGGTAG